The proteins below come from a single Oncorhynchus gorbuscha isolate QuinsamMale2020 ecotype Even-year linkage group LG12, OgorEven_v1.0, whole genome shotgun sequence genomic window:
- the LOC123991592 gene encoding gap junction alpha-10 protein-like isoform X1, which produces MGDWNLLGSILEEVHIHSTIVGKIWLTILFIFRMLVLGVAAEDVWDDEQSEFVCNTDQPGCKNVCYDDAFPISLIRYWVLQIIFVSSPSLVYMGHALYRLRALEKERHKKKAFLKAELEGAEPVHEDRQRIERELRKLEEQKRVRKAPLRGSLLRTYVFHILTRSVVEVGFIVGQYVLYGIGLDPLYKCERLPCPNSVDCFVSRPTEKNIFMIFMLVIAGVSLFLNLLEIFHLGVKKVKQSLYGNKGADDDSIVYRSKKNSMVQQVCVLTNSSPQKMMQFTQTSCTMDAVPLYMPSVAPHNDGGGTNGSEQYPRQLGAVERCHTLDQRNHSCSSDDSNRPKGSGQTRHNGAQPPPSLLASHIEIPAALQNQMRKQSRVSALQDFSDMSDSPDSDHYPTARKASFMSRGLSQTNLASPSDSPNSGSGADTEAKRIAQGESPPMTPPPASGRRMSMSMILELSSIMKK; this is translated from the exons ATGGGGGATTGGAACTTGTTGGGGAGTATCTTAGAAGAGGTACATATTCATTCAACCATTGTGGGAAAAATCTGGCTAACCATCCTTTTCATATTCCGGATGCTCGTACTTGGTGTGGCAGCAGAGGATGTTTGGGACGATGAGCAGAGTGAGTTTGTGTGCAACACGGACCAGCCTGGGTGTAAGAATGTGTGCTACGATGATGCATTCCCCATTTCTCTTATCCGATACTGGGTGTTACAAATCATTTttgtgtcctctccctctctggtgtaCATGGGACATGCACTGTACCGTTTGAGGGCCCTTGAAAAAGAAAGACACAAAAAAAAAGCTTTCCTGAAAGCAGAGCTAGAGGGCGCTGAGCCCGttcatgaagacagacagaggatagagagggagctGAGGAAGctggaggaacagaagagagtAAGGAAAGCTCCACTCAGGGGCTCCTTGCTGCGCACATATGTTTTCCATATCTTGACGAGGTCGGTGGTGGAGGTTGGCTTCATAGTCGGACAATATGTACTCTATGGCATTGGACTGGATCCTTTGTACAAATGTGAGAGATTGCCTTGCCCAAACAGTGTGGATTGCTTTGTGTCCAGACCAACTGAGAAGAACATTTTCATGATCTTCATGCTCGTCATCGCTGGGGTTTCTTTGTTCTTGAATCTCCTCGAGATATTCCACCTGGGAGTGAAGAAAGTCAAACAAAGTCTGTATGGAAATAAAGGTGCAGATGATGACAGCATAGTATACAGGTCCAAGAAAAACTCCATGGTCCAGCAGGTGTGTGTCCTTACAAACTCATCTCCCCAAAAGATGATGCAGTTCACTCAGACATCTTGCACAATGGATGCTGTCCCCTTGTACATGCCTTCAGTAGCTCCTCACAATGATGGTGGTGGCACCAACGGTTCAGAGCAGTACCCTAGACAGCTGGGGGCCGTGGAGCGCTGCCACACCCTGGACCAGAGGAACCACTCATGCAGCAGTGATGACTCCAACAGGCCTAAAGGCTCAGGCCAAACTAGGCACAACGGAGCACAGCCACCTCCTTCACTCCTGGCCAGCCATATAGAGATACCAGCAGCCCTGCAGAACCAGATGCGCAAACAGAGCCGGGTCAGCGCTCTGCAGGACTTCAGTGACATGAGTGATTCACCTGACAGTGACCACTATCCCACGGCGAGGAAGGCTAGTTTCATGTCCCGGGGACTCTCTCAGACCAACCTGGCCAGTCCTTCTGATAGCCCGAACTCCGGGAGTGGGGCGGACACAGAGGCAAAGCGTATCGCCCAAGGAGAGAGCCCACCTATGACCCCACCTCCAGCCAGTGGACGAAGAATGTCAATG AGCATGATTCTGGAACTGTCTTCAATCATGAAAAAGTGA
- the LOC123991592 gene encoding gap junction alpha-10 protein-like isoform X2 — translation MGHALYRLRALEKERHKKKAFLKAELEGAEPVHEDRQRIERELRKLEEQKRVRKAPLRGSLLRTYVFHILTRSVVEVGFIVGQYVLYGIGLDPLYKCERLPCPNSVDCFVSRPTEKNIFMIFMLVIAGVSLFLNLLEIFHLGVKKVKQSLYGNKGADDDSIVYRSKKNSMVQQVCVLTNSSPQKMMQFTQTSCTMDAVPLYMPSVAPHNDGGGTNGSEQYPRQLGAVERCHTLDQRNHSCSSDDSNRPKGSGQTRHNGAQPPPSLLASHIEIPAALQNQMRKQSRVSALQDFSDMSDSPDSDHYPTARKASFMSRGLSQTNLASPSDSPNSGSGADTEAKRIAQGESPPMTPPPASGRRMSMSMILELSSIMKK, via the exons ATGGGACATGCACTGTACCGTTTGAGGGCCCTTGAAAAAGAAAGACACAAAAAAAAAGCTTTCCTGAAAGCAGAGCTAGAGGGCGCTGAGCCCGttcatgaagacagacagaggatagagagggagctGAGGAAGctggaggaacagaagagagtAAGGAAAGCTCCACTCAGGGGCTCCTTGCTGCGCACATATGTTTTCCATATCTTGACGAGGTCGGTGGTGGAGGTTGGCTTCATAGTCGGACAATATGTACTCTATGGCATTGGACTGGATCCTTTGTACAAATGTGAGAGATTGCCTTGCCCAAACAGTGTGGATTGCTTTGTGTCCAGACCAACTGAGAAGAACATTTTCATGATCTTCATGCTCGTCATCGCTGGGGTTTCTTTGTTCTTGAATCTCCTCGAGATATTCCACCTGGGAGTGAAGAAAGTCAAACAAAGTCTGTATGGAAATAAAGGTGCAGATGATGACAGCATAGTATACAGGTCCAAGAAAAACTCCATGGTCCAGCAGGTGTGTGTCCTTACAAACTCATCTCCCCAAAAGATGATGCAGTTCACTCAGACATCTTGCACAATGGATGCTGTCCCCTTGTACATGCCTTCAGTAGCTCCTCACAATGATGGTGGTGGCACCAACGGTTCAGAGCAGTACCCTAGACAGCTGGGGGCCGTGGAGCGCTGCCACACCCTGGACCAGAGGAACCACTCATGCAGCAGTGATGACTCCAACAGGCCTAAAGGCTCAGGCCAAACTAGGCACAACGGAGCACAGCCACCTCCTTCACTCCTGGCCAGCCATATAGAGATACCAGCAGCCCTGCAGAACCAGATGCGCAAACAGAGCCGGGTCAGCGCTCTGCAGGACTTCAGTGACATGAGTGATTCACCTGACAGTGACCACTATCCCACGGCGAGGAAGGCTAGTTTCATGTCCCGGGGACTCTCTCAGACCAACCTGGCCAGTCCTTCTGATAGCCCGAACTCCGGGAGTGGGGCGGACACAGAGGCAAAGCGTATCGCCCAAGGAGAGAGCCCACCTATGACCCCACCTCCAGCCAGTGGACGAAGAATGTCAATG AGCATGATTCTGGAACTGTCTTCAATCATGAAAAAGTGA